In a genomic window of Candidatus Acidiferrales bacterium:
- a CDS encoding DUF47 family protein, with amino-acid sequence MKIDRLIQILLPHDEKFYRLFEESTRLLLKASIALKKLSDADAATTQALVKEIENLEHQADEVTHEIFGELNATFVTPFDREDIHELASSLDDIMDFINGSASRLTLYNVKVDSQYMRKLMEIIQEQVEVIGKGIPFLRDFKDSDSLQEILRKVNEYENEADSVFELAVADLFENEKNVIELIKKKEILVGLETATDKCEDVANVLESILIKHA; translated from the coding sequence GTGAAAATTGACAGGCTAATTCAAATTCTCCTACCTCACGACGAAAAATTTTACAGGTTGTTTGAGGAATCGACAAGATTATTGCTCAAAGCGTCGATCGCATTGAAGAAATTATCGGACGCTGATGCAGCAACAACCCAAGCTCTGGTTAAAGAAATCGAAAACCTTGAACATCAGGCAGACGAAGTCACGCACGAAATCTTCGGCGAGTTAAACGCGACATTCGTTACTCCGTTTGACCGCGAAGATATCCACGAGCTGGCATCGTCGCTCGACGATATCATGGACTTCATAAATGGCAGTGCATCCCGCCTGACCTTATACAATGTGAAAGTCGATTCGCAATACATGCGCAAGCTGATGGAAATTATTCAGGAGCAGGTCGAGGTCATCGGAAAAGGAATTCCGTTTCTCAGGGATTTTAAAGACTCGGACTCGCTTCAAGAGATTTTAAGAAAAGTAAACGAATATGAGAACGAAGCCGATTCGGTATTCGAGCTTGCGGTGGCCGACCTCTTTGAAAATGAGAAGAACGTCATCGAGCTTATAAAGAAGAAGGAGATACTGGTAGGATTGGAGACCGCAACCGATAAATGCGAAGACGTCGCCAACGTCCTAGAGTCCATCTTGATAAAACATGCCTGA